CAGATGCACGACGACAACCCCGACGTCGGGCGCGAGGACGAACGCGCCTACGAGCGCGAAGGGATCGCTTACGGCGGGCATAGTGATACGAAAGCGTTCGTCCCGGCGGTCGGCGACTCATCGTACGCGGCCGACGGCCACCACGCCGAATGCGTCGAGTTCACGATCCCGTTCTCGATGGTACGAACGAACAAGTGGCTCGTCGCGGGCGGGGACCTGAACGACAACCAGTACAGCGCGCTGACCTACCTGCTCGATCGGTTCTTCAAAGGACACGGCGATTCGGGGACCTACGCTCAGTTCAAGTCCTTCCTCGACGATCCCGCGCTGCGCGAGGAACTCGACGAGAGCGGTCGGGTTCACGAGGCGACGTTCGACGCGGTCAAGCGCCGCGCGTACGGCTTCGACAGCGTCTTCGATCAGAACGCGCCCGCGATCACCGACCTCGTTCACCGGTTCGTCCGCCCCGGCGGGCTTTCGGTCGTTCCGACCTACCACATCAACGACTCGCGCGCGACTGAGGTCGTCGTCCTCGCACTTGCGAGCCTGCTGGTCGACCAAAAGCTCTCGAACGACCCCCAGTTCGACCGGATCAAGGAGACGCCGCTGGTGTTGGGAATGGACGAGGCCCACAACTTCCTCACCGGCGCCGAGAGCGCCCAGGCGAGGAAGGTGATCGGGAAGTTCGCCGACGCCGCGAAACAGGGCCGCAAGGAGCGGCTGGGGCTCTTCCTCATCACGCAGGATCCACAGGACATCGCCGACGCGGTGTTCAAGCAGATCAACACGAAGGTCGTGCTCAACCTCGGCGACGAGGACGCCATCTCGGCGGTGAACATCCCTACGAACCTCGCGGGCAAGGTTCCGTACATGGAGAAGGGACAGATGGTCGTTTACTCACCGGATAACTCCGAACCCGTCGAACTGATCGGGCTGTCGAACTGTCTGACGAAGCACGGTTAGGCACAGGCTATAATTGGCCGGACGATGATCGTTCGTGTATGGCCCACACCGTTCTCGTCCCGACCGACGGCTCGCCCCAGTCCCGAGAAGCGATCGAATACGCCATGCGCGAGTTCTCCGACGCGGAGTTCGTTGCTCTCACCGTGCTCAACCCGACCGAAATGGGTGCCGGGGGTACGGAGATGGGGATGGCCTCCTACGCCGACGAGTGGATGGACGCCGAGGAGGAACGCGCCGAGAAACGCTTCGAGGAACTCGGAACACTCGCCGCCGAGCACGGCGTCACGCTCGACGGCGAAACGATCATCGGGCGGCCCGCCCGCGCGATCGTCGATTACGCCGAAGAGCACGACATCGACCAGATCGTCATGGGAAGTCACGGCCGCGACGGCGTCTCACGGATCCTGCTCGGAAG
The DNA window shown above is from Halalkalicoccus subterraneus and carries:
- a CDS encoding ATP-binding protein is translated as MSDLGDFAPSTSSTDDGDSTSFEESSLSAAGQDAGIGTIPTSRGLKIAEDGDDTEIRASITVGNRSNVRLGKYLLLSYPDDETLFCRITGLEYDQEFHTDDASEIHVRRAMRNGGIEERDYKFLATLEPIAVLYSDGDELKRRMADRVPKPETVVREATDTEEIKTGLKMPEEGVFMGHLAVGGEKVRTAAEPPTIDYRLKDDYESGDPLVFRHTLIAGGTGSGKTHGAKNALRQYLHPDREYELDDGRSISPAVVQFDPQDEYAQMHDDNPDVGREDERAYEREGIAYGGHSDTKAFVPAVGDSSYAADGHHAECVEFTIPFSMVRTNKWLVAGGDLNDNQYSALTYLLDRFFKGHGDSGTYAQFKSFLDDPALREELDESGRVHEATFDAVKRRAYGFDSVFDQNAPAITDLVHRFVRPGGLSVVPTYHINDSRATEVVVLALASLLVDQKLSNDPQFDRIKETPLVLGMDEAHNFLTGAESAQARKVIGKFADAAKQGRKERLGLFLITQDPQDIADAVFKQINTKVVLNLGDEDAISAVNIPTNLAGKVPYMEKGQMVVYSPDNSEPVELIGLSNCLTKHG
- a CDS encoding universal stress protein, whose product is MAHTVLVPTDGSPQSREAIEYAMREFSDAEFVALTVLNPTEMGAGGTEMGMASYADEWMDAEEERAEKRFEELGTLAAEHGVTLDGETIIGRPARAIVDYAEEHDIDQIVMGSHGRDGVSRILLGSVAETVVRRSPCPVTVVR